In Triticum urartu cultivar G1812 chromosome 6, Tu2.1, whole genome shotgun sequence, the following proteins share a genomic window:
- the LOC125514640 gene encoding SNF1-related protein kinase regulatory subunit gamma-like PV42a encodes MAQLRAFADEQQQEALHGHGGDSNSNKKARAGLCGVLRERKVVELARAKRRLVEVPYTATLANAANALLAGRVSAATVAAPPGHWIGAGGSLIVESDPATGAARKHYIGMVNMLDILTHIAETGHDDDADATAVEDGGGSPPVDLDRRMSVPVSSVIGHSLEGLTLWTLHPNTSLLDCMETFSKGVHRALVPLESSADNVVAVELVESAPVYRMLTQMDVVRFLRAHGAELGGVLSRTVRELGAASEAVLAVASRTKVIEAIRTMRAASLTAVPVVDAPVDAYILQDGRGKKVVETFSATDLRDCPVAQLRSWLGASVAEFKDKVAEYRREGSRPLDAAAGVQSPDEGDTNTAVDAGTGNEEEKPPRPREMVTCSFESTLGEVIEKAAASHVHRLWVVDDEGEEEGMLRGVVSLTDVLRVVREAAIGEDMELHGIVSS; translated from the exons ATGGCGCAGCTGAGAGCGTTCGCCGACGAGCAGCAGCAAGAAGCGCTGCACGGCCACGGCGGCGACAGCAACAGCAACAAGAAGGCGCGCGCGGGCCTGTGCGGCGTGCTCCGGGAGCGCAAGGTGGTGGAGCTGGCGCGCGCCAAGCGCCGGCTGGTGGAGGTCCCCTACACGGCGACGCTGGCCAACGCGGCCAACGCGCTCCTCGCCGGCCGCGTCTCCGCCGCCACCGTGGCCGCGCCGCCGGGCCACTGGATCGGGGCCGGCGGCTCCTTGATCGTCGAGTCCGACCCCGCCACCGGCGCCGCCCGCAAGCACTACATCGGCATGGTCAACATGCTCGACATCCTCACCCACATCGCTGAGACCGGCCACGACGACGACGCCGACGCCACCGCCGTCGAGGATGGCGGTGGCTCGCCGCCGGTCGACCTCGACCGCCGCATGTCCGTGCCGGTGTCCTCCGTCATCGGCCACTCCTTGGAGGGCCTCACCCTGTGGACGCTCCACCCAAACACGAG CTTGCTGGACTGCATGGAGACGTTCAGCAAGGGCGTGCACCGCGCGCTGGTGCCGCTGGAGAGCTCGGCGGACAACGTGGTGGCGGTGGAGCTGGTGGAGTCGGCGCCGGTGTACAGGATGCTCACCCAGATGGACGTGGTGAGGTTCCTGCGCGCGCACGGCGCGGAGCTCGGCGGCGTCCTGTCGCGCACCGTCCGTGAGCTCGGCGCGGCGAGCGAGGCCGTGCTCGCGGTGGCGAGCCGCACCAAGGTCATCGAGGCCATTAGGACGATGCGGGCGGCGTCGCTCACGGCCGTGCCCGTCGTCGACGCCCCCGTCGACGCCTACATCCTGCAGGAC GGGAGAGGGAAGAAGGTGGTGGAGACGTTCTCGGCGACGGACCTGCGCGACTGCCCGGTGGCGCAGCTGCGGTCGTGGCTGGGGGCCAGCGTGGCGGAGTTCAAGGACAAGGTGGCCGAGTACCGGCGCGAAGGCAGCAGGCCCCTCGACGCGGCGGCCGGCGTCCAATCCCCAGACGAAGGCGACACCAACACCGCCGTGGACGCCGGCACCGGCAACGAAGAAGAGAAGCCGCCGCGGCCGCGGGAGATGGTGACGTGCTCCTTCGAGAGCACGCTCGGGGAGGTGATCGAGAAGGCGGCGGCGAGCCACGTGCACCGGCTGTGGGTGGTCGACGacgagggggaggaggaggggatGCTGCGCGGGGTGGTGTCGCTGACCGACGTGCTCCGGGTGGTCAGGGAGGCCGCCATCGGCGAGGACATGGAGCTCCACGGCATCGTGTCGTCCTAG